The genomic interval TAATTGTACAGAACCACAGGAATGTCCACAGCGTCCAGGAGACGCATATAATACGCCACAAGCCCCTCATCGGAGATGCCTTTGTAATAAAAAGGTGGGATAACGAGGATCGCATCGCATCTGTGCTGTTGGGAAAAGCGGCTCAGCCGCACCGTTTCGGGCAGATTGGCGCAGCCGGTTCCTGCAATCACCACTATGTCGGTAGCGCATTCACGCACGGTAGCGATAGCGCGCTCCCGCTCTTCGACACTCAGCGAGGTTCCTTCTCCTGTGGTGCCGCAGACCACCAGTCCGACCACACCTCGTTCGCGTTGCCGGTCCACCAGCGTCTGGAAGAGGGAGTACTCCACCTCTCCCGCTTTGGTTAAGGGCGTAACCAGAGCGGTATATACCCCCCTCGGCAACAACGTCGCCATTCCGGCCTACTCTCCTCCCGCCGGCTGGGATGAAGGTTGCGCAGGCGGAGTGGGCGGTGTACCCACCTGGCGGATAAACGGTAACAGCAGGTCGACGGGCACAGGAATGATGGTGGTGCTGGTGCTCTGTGCGCTCATTTCGGAGATGGTTTGCAGATAGCGCAATTGCAGCGCAGCGGGTTGGGTTGCCATCATCTGCGCCGCCTGCACGAGGCGTTCCGCTGCCTGATACTCGCCCTCCGCATTGATGACCTTCGCACGCCGCTCGCGCTCGCTCTCCGCCTGGCGCGCCATCGCCCGCTTCATGCTATCGGGTAGCACCACGTCGCGCACCTCGACGGCCACTACCTTCACGCCGTAGGGCTCAGTCTGCTCGTCGATGATGCTTTGCAGCTGCTGGTTAATCTTGTCGCGGTGCGATAGCAGGTCGTCCAGCTCGGCCTGCCCCAAGGTGCTTCGCAAAGTGGTCTGCGAGATGAGGGAGGTGGTGCGGATGAAGTTCTCGATTTTGGTGACTGCCGCCGCGGGGTCTATCACCCGAAACAGCACGATAGCATCGACGGTCACCGGCACGTTATCGCGCGTCATCACCTCCTGGCGAGGCACGTCCATAGTCACCAGGCGGGTATCCACGCGAATGGGACGGTCGATATACGGCAACAGGAAGATGATGCCGGGACCCTTCACTCCCAGCAGCCGCCCCAACCTCAGCACCACAGCCCGCTCCCACTCGGGCAGCACACGCAGTGTTGCTCGAATGACCAGAATGGCAAAAATCACTATCGCAATGAGAAACGCACCCGACTCGCTTGTCAGCAATTGCTCGATGGTGCTCATGATGTTCCCTCCTCTTTGCGCACGATGGCGGTCAAACCTTCCATCCTCTCGATAATCACTCGTTCGCCCGCCTTAATGGATTCTCCTTCGGTGACGGCGTTCCAGTACGCGCCATCATAGAAAATCTTCCCACGCGGGGAAATGTCGGTGCGCGCCACAGCCACCGCGCCCTTCATCGCTTCCATGCCGGTTACCCGGCGTGCCTGTTGTGCCCGAATGCCGGCAGCCACGATGAACAGGAAAAAGAACGAGGTCAGCGCGGTCAGCGTCAGCGCAACCACCCAGGAGACCCGCAGGGCAGGGTCGGGTGTCTCAAAGAGCATCAGCAGTCCCAACAGCATGGATACAGCACCGCCCAGTGTCAGCACGCCGTGCGATGGAGCGAAGGCGTCGGCAATAAACAGGATAACCGCCAGCACCAGCAGGGCAATGCCTGCCCACGAGACGGGCAGCACCGAAAAGCCGTACAGCATCAGCAACAACGAGATAACCCCAATCACGCCGGGGAAGATGGCTCCGGGGTTCTGAATCTCTGCAATCAGCCCGTACAGCGCCAGCACGCCCAGAATCGCCAGCACATTCGGGTTGACCAGTACCTGCAGCAGACGCTCCCGGAATACCATCTCCGAACGCTGGACTGGAGCTTCGCGCGTCTTCAGCACCACCGTGCGCTGGGGAAGTTTGACCGTGCGCCCGTCTATCTTCTCCAGCAGAGCGTTCAGGTTGGGAGCTACCAAATCGATCACGCGCTTTTCCAGTGCCTGTTTTTCACTGATCGCCGCGCCTTCCCGAACCGCCAGCTCCGCCCATTCGGCGTTGCGTCCCCGTTGCTCGGCAAGAGAACGGATGTAAGATGCGGCGTAGTTGGTCACCTTTTTCTCCATCGCGCGGGGCACATCTTCTCCTGTAGCCGAAACGGGTGTCGCCGCCCCAATGCTGGTTCCGGGCGCCATCGCCGCGATGTGCGATGCGACCGTGATGAACGTGCCTGCCGAGCCCGCTTTCGCTCCCGACGGCGACACATACACCGCGACCGGAATATCGCTGGCAAGGATGGCTTTCACGATGTCTTCCATCGAAGTCATCAAACCGCCGGGGGTGTCCAGCTCCACCACCAGCAGTTGCGCGCCGCGCTCACGGGCTAACCGCAGGGTGCGCGAGAAATACTCGGCGTTTGGCGGGGCAATCACCCCCTCCATGCGCATCACGATGACCGGGGGCACGTCTGCAGGTTTCTGAGCAAGCGCGAATCCCACCCACACGAGGAACGCAAGGAGCAAAAGCCTTCTTAGCCAGCGGAACGATGACATCATCATGCACCCGTCCCTTTCCCATCAATGGAAGCTTCCTTTCATAGTGTATCACCAAAAGCGGTCTTCGGTCAATCTATACTGCGAACGGACTGCGCATCTCATCGGAGAGGGCGGTGTCGCGCACCGGCAGCCACGAACGGTACACCGTACCTGCTGCGCCCGCACTGGCAAAGTCACACAGCCGGAGGGCACGTCCGTCCGTCGTGGCGAAGCGCAGTAAAAAGAGCGGCGGCAGCCATTCCTTTTTCTGTTCCTCCACGTAATGCAGGTGTGAAAGACTGAGCGTCGGCACCTCGTCGGGGTCCATGGCGTTGAACCGCTGGTCATAGGCGAGCAAAACCGGTCCTCTGTACAGCGATACCTTTCCTGCCTGTTCGCGTTCACCCAGCCAGGCGTGCAGGCTGAAGTCAAACCGGATGCGGATGGTGTCACCACTGCGCCACTCGCGTTGTAGACTCAGATAGGTTCCAGGCATGACGTCGGGCACACGCTGAGCGTTCAGCCAGATTTCTGTCTTGCGCGACCACCCCGGAATGCGAAGGCGCAGGGCGAACTCCGTCGGATGGGTCAAGCCAATACCTATCTGCACCTCCTGCCGACAGGGATAGTCGCCCTGCACGGTCAGCGTAAGTGTCCTTCCGCGCATGAGGTGCACCTGCATCTTGCCGGGTCCATAATAGTTCAGATTCACGCCTCCGGGGGTGCACATCACTGCCCATTCGGAGAGCATTCCCAGCCCGCGCGGCGCGTTTACCGAACAGCAGTTCAACTCCGGCGCGCCCTGATGCGCCTGGAACACAATGTCGTGTGCTGCGGCGCGGCGTAGTCCATCCATCGGGGTATTGTAGGTCCACCACCTGCCGGAGGGATGCTGTGCCCCTAACACGGCGTTGTAGGTTGCCAGCTCCAGCTCATCGGCGACGGTGGGGTCACCCGTGATGCGCAGCACGTCGATGCACAGCGCCATCCATGCAATGACACAGCAGGTCTCGATCGCGCGGGTGTCATAGGGATTACCCACTGCCTGCTCCGCCGAGGAGAACGCGCCGCTGTTATGCCGGTCGGTCTTGCGGATACTGCGGTAGATGTGCAGCACTGCCCGCCGGTAGCGTTCGTCGCCCGTGATGAAGTAGAGCTCGGCAATCGCCTGCACATTGGGCAGGCTTTCCCAGCGGGGCTTGGGCGTCTGATAGAACTCCACACCGCGTAATGCAGTGCGTACATAGTCGCCTGCGGGAGGTGTTTCCCAGTCCTTCTCTATCTCGCGCACCATCTGCAGGTAGCGCGTATTCCGCGTTGACTGATACAGCAGGCAGAGCACATGGCTGATTGCCATGTTCATCTCCTCCGCGCCCGCGCTGAGAATGCGCGTGCCACTATCTAGGAATCGGCGACAGATGAGGTCTGCCGCTTTGCAGGCGGACTGCAGGGCGTCGGCATCGCCCGTCTCCTGCCACCAGTACCATAACCCCAGCATACAGTGGTAGTGCCCCCACAGGTCCCAGAGCGGGCTTTGTCCGTCGTGCGTCTTGCCGGTCAACCTTTCGGGTTTCGGGTGGGGACCGAGATAGCCGTCTGCGTCCTGCACGGAAATCAGCTCCCTGACGAACCACTGCAGAAGGTCACGCAGGCGTCGGTCACGGCTGAGGCGGTAGCCCTGCACAGCGGAGATGAGGTATTTTCCGGCAAATTCGCCTGCCCAGGGCACCAGCGCACGGCGGGGCTTGCGGTCGCGGTCGCGAAACATCTGCAACATCGCCGGGTTGGCGATGGGCGCGGTCAACAACCACTGATTCAGGTTGGCTTGCAGGCGTTCGCCTATCCAGCCTTCGAAGCGGAAATGGCAACCTCTGGGACATTCACATGCTGGTGCTACAGACATGGCGACACCTCCGCAGGTTTTGTGCTTCTCATTCGCACTGCGAACAGCGATTCCTGCGGAGGTGTTGGCGTTACTATCGTGCGGGGGAAGTCTCTACGGGATGTTGCACCGTCCACTCGCTGTGCAACTCCACACCTGCCGCCTTCAGCAGGGTGTATACCGGGCAACGTCGCTGCACCTCTTCCTGCAAAGCCCGAACCTGCTCTGGCGAGGCAGAGGTCTGAATCTCCACTCGCTCCCGCACCGTGCGGAAGTAAGGGGGCACATTCGGGTCGCCCATCGCGCCGCGCAGGTCCAAATCACCTTCGGCGTGCAGGGTGACGCCGTATACGTCAATACCCTTCTCACGCGCGATGACCTGCGTCATCACAGCCAGACAGCCGTTTAGTGCTGCCAGCAGCAGCTCCATCGGGTTGGGCGCACTGTCCTGTCCACCAAACGAAGGCGGCTCATCGCTATAGATGGGTTCGAAATCGCGCACTTGCAGGCGTGCACGCATCCCGCCTTCCCACTTGCCATCCGCACTGAGGTGCATCCATATGGGCTGGTTTGAACTCGACATGTCAAGCCTCCGATTCATGCATTGTTGACCTAGTATATCATAAAAATAAACTTTAACGCAAGCCGCAGCCGCGATGTTCCATCAATCCGCCGGACACCCGGTGGAGATTCTGTGTCGTATCTTGATGGCGTGGTAATCACCTGCTGTGTCCGTAAACCCGCCTGCCCCCTGCCCGGGATAGCCTGATGCTAGATAGTCATTGCATAAATCGTGGGTTTATTGTCAAACCATGCAGAGCGGCGTGCCCGGAATGCGTAATCAACCTGTGCAAAAAATCTCAATCTTAACATTTTCTTAACAAAAGCCATGATATAATAATAAGCGGAAAGAGGGACACGCCGCGACGACAGGAAAAGCAAGTAGCAATCATCGCTCGGGTTATTCCTTCGCGGCGATGAAGACAGGCTTAACAGCACCCTCTACACAACAACAAGCGAACACGGGAGACTGTGCGCATTTGGCGGGGCTAGCTACCCCGCCATTTTTTTTGCTAAATGGTTGCAGCGTCCAGCGAAGCTTGGTTCGCTTGCCGGGATCTCAAGGTAGGGTGGAAATCTTCAGGCGGCCTGTGGCGCAGCGAGTCGTTGTATGCGTTCCACCTGTTTCCTGTCCAGGAGGCGATTGGGGTCAAGTAGAAGCACCAGCCTTTCGCCATCATGCCCGATAGCCTGCACGTAGTCGTTCTGTTCGTTGAGCAAGAGAGCCGTTGGGGGCTCGGTATCCTCTTCGGCGAAGTGGTGCACGGTGCTGACGCTATCCACCAGAAAACCGACCGGCTGTCCGTTCACTTCCGCTACCACCACGCGCATCTGCGGGTCGGGCGATGTCGGTTCCATTCCGAACCGTTCCCGAAGGCATACCACGGGTATGGTGGCTCCCCGCAAAGCGGCTACGCCTTGCAGCCAGCGTGGTGCGCGGGGAACGCGCGCGATAGGCGGAACGTGGATGATTTCCCGTACCGCGGTGACGGGGAAGCCCACCCTCTCCCCGCCTACCGTTGCCTGCACATACAGGTTCTGTCCTTCCTGAGGCATGGGTAACCTCCTCCTGAAGCGTCACGCCCGGATGTCGAGAAGCTTTCCGGCGTCCTCAATCATCTGTACCAGTTGTTCACCGCTCTGCTGCTGGGCATCCATTGTCTTGCGCAGGAGCTTGATTTGATACTCCTGTTGCCTCTGCTCACTGCGCAACATCGACGCCAGCAGGCTCATGGCTGCACGTTCTTCTACTCGCATGTTATTTTCTCTCCTGCAGGCTGACGTTGATTTCCAGGTCACCGAACTCTCCCAGCGTGATGGGCACCACCAGCGCGGGGGTGTTTACGGTGGAGATTTTGACGTTGCTGCCGCGAATGATGCTGGGCGGCGAGATATCGCAGGTGTAACCTTTCTCTGCTAACAGTGCTGCCGCGTTCCCGGTAATCATGTTACCCAGTTCGGCTATTGCGCTGGCAGCCAGCGCATCGAAGGTGCGGATGGGCTGTCCTATCATGTGCGACGCGATTTTGTCGGCAGTGGTCAGGCTCATCCCGTAGATGACCGTGCCCTCGACCTTGCCGGTCACGCCCATGACGATGCTACACTGCTGGGTGGTGAAGATGCCCGGGCGCATCGCCAGCTGTCCCTTATCAGGCACGACCCCCAGCACCATCTCCAGCACCGAGTATGCCGCGCTGACAAACGGGTTGATATATTCCACTCGCATCATGTTGAGACTCCTTTCAG from Bacillota bacterium carries:
- a CDS encoding SPFH domain-containing protein; this translates as MSTIEQLLTSESGAFLIAIVIFAILVIRATLRVLPEWERAVVLRLGRLLGVKGPGIIFLLPYIDRPIRVDTRLVTMDVPRQEVMTRDNVPVTVDAIVLFRVIDPAAAVTKIENFIRTTSLISQTTLRSTLGQAELDDLLSHRDKINQQLQSIIDEQTEPYGVKVVAVEVRDVVLPDSMKRAMARQAESERERRAKVINAEGEYQAAERLVQAAQMMATQPAALQLRYLQTISEMSAQSTSTTIIPVPVDLLLPFIRQVGTPPTPPAQPSSQPAGGE
- a CDS encoding nodulation protein NfeD — translated: MMSSFRWLRRLLLLAFLVWVGFALAQKPADVPPVIVMRMEGVIAPPNAEYFSRTLRLARERGAQLLVVELDTPGGLMTSMEDIVKAILASDIPVAVYVSPSGAKAGSAGTFITVASHIAAMAPGTSIGAATPVSATGEDVPRAMEKKVTNYAASYIRSLAEQRGRNAEWAELAVREGAAISEKQALEKRVIDLVAPNLNALLEKIDGRTVKLPQRTVVLKTREAPVQRSEMVFRERLLQVLVNPNVLAILGVLALYGLIAEIQNPGAIFPGVIGVISLLLMLYGFSVLPVSWAGIALLVLAVILFIADAFAPSHGVLTLGGAVSMLLGLLMLFETPDPALRVSWVVALTLTALTSFFFLFIVAAGIRAQQARRVTGMEAMKGAVAVARTDISPRGKIFYDGAYWNAVTEGESIKAGERVIIERMEGLTAIVRKEEGTS
- a CDS encoding glycoside hydrolase family 127 protein, with translation MSVAPACECPRGCHFRFEGWIGERLQANLNQWLLTAPIANPAMLQMFRDRDRKPRRALVPWAGEFAGKYLISAVQGYRLSRDRRLRDLLQWFVRELISVQDADGYLGPHPKPERLTGKTHDGQSPLWDLWGHYHCMLGLWYWWQETGDADALQSACKAADLICRRFLDSGTRILSAGAEEMNMAISHVLCLLYQSTRNTRYLQMVREIEKDWETPPAGDYVRTALRGVEFYQTPKPRWESLPNVQAIAELYFITGDERYRRAVLHIYRSIRKTDRHNSGAFSSAEQAVGNPYDTRAIETCCVIAWMALCIDVLRITGDPTVADELELATYNAVLGAQHPSGRWWTYNTPMDGLRRAAAHDIVFQAHQGAPELNCCSVNAPRGLGMLSEWAVMCTPGGVNLNYYGPGKMQVHLMRGRTLTLTVQGDYPCRQEVQIGIGLTHPTEFALRLRIPGWSRKTEIWLNAQRVPDVMPGTYLSLQREWRSGDTIRIRFDFSLHAWLGEREQAGKVSLYRGPVLLAYDQRFNAMDPDEVPTLSLSHLHYVEEQKKEWLPPLFLLRFATTDGRALRLCDFASAGAAGTVYRSWLPVRDTALSDEMRSPFAV
- a CDS encoding OsmC family protein — its product is MSSSNQPIWMHLSADGKWEGGMRARLQVRDFEPIYSDEPPSFGGQDSAPNPMELLLAALNGCLAVMTQVIAREKGIDVYGVTLHAEGDLDLRGAMGDPNVPPYFRTVRERVEIQTSASPEQVRALQEEVQRRCPVYTLLKAAGVELHSEWTVQHPVETSPAR
- a CDS encoding chemotaxis protein CheW → MPQEGQNLYVQATVGGERVGFPVTAVREIIHVPPIARVPRAPRWLQGVAALRGATIPVVCLRERFGMEPTSPDPQMRVVVAEVNGQPVGFLVDSVSTVHHFAEEDTEPPTALLLNEQNDYVQAIGHDGERLVLLLDPNRLLDRKQVERIQRLAAPQAA
- a CDS encoding YjfB family protein, which produces MRVEERAAMSLLASMLRSEQRQQEYQIKLLRKTMDAQQQSGEQLVQMIEDAGKLLDIRA
- a CDS encoding chemotaxis protein CheX, with the translated sequence MMRVEYINPFVSAAYSVLEMVLGVVPDKGQLAMRPGIFTTQQCSIVMGVTGKVEGTVIYGMSLTTADKIASHMIGQPIRTFDALAASAIAELGNMITGNAAALLAEKGYTCDISPPSIIRGSNVKISTVNTPALVVPITLGEFGDLEINVSLQERK